The proteins below are encoded in one region of Chitinophagaceae bacterium:
- a CDS encoding response regulator transcription factor, whose protein sequence is MRKLACLIIEDEQILAEVLAEYVSKVPFLELKTILNDAITALEYLEENEVDLIFIDINLPKLKGIDFIKMVPVSAKFIITTAYHEYALEGYELNVVDYLLKPVEFNRFLMAVKKAAEIEKKHVPKGAVEKSEGHGYLYINMNKRRVKVNFSEILFIEGMKEYVKIHISKDKWLMTKLQIGQIQELLNEEFVRIHRSYIVAKSKVTSYNHMEVNVGTIVLPVGTNYKESISGELEK, encoded by the coding sequence ATGAGGAAATTGGCGTGTTTGATAATTGAAGATGAACAGATACTGGCTGAAGTATTGGCTGAGTATGTCAGTAAGGTTCCCTTTCTGGAATTGAAAACAATTCTGAACGATGCCATTACTGCATTGGAATACCTGGAAGAAAATGAAGTGGATTTAATTTTTATTGATATCAATCTTCCAAAATTGAAAGGAATTGATTTTATTAAAATGGTACCTGTGTCAGCAAAATTTATTATCACCACTGCTTATCATGAATATGCGCTGGAAGGGTACGAATTAAATGTAGTTGATTACCTGCTTAAGCCTGTTGAGTTTAACCGATTTTTGATGGCAGTTAAAAAAGCAGCTGAGATTGAAAAGAAACATGTTCCAAAGGGAGCAGTTGAAAAAAGTGAAGGCCACGGCTATCTGTATATTAATATGAATAAAAGAAGGGTAAAGGTTAATTTTTCTGAAATTTTGTTTATTGAAGGAATGAAGGAATATGTGAAGATTCATATATCAAAAGATAAATGGCTGATGACAAAACTTCAAATTGGCCAGATACAGGAATTATTAAATGAAGAATTTGTACGTATACACCGTTCTTATATTGTTGCTAAAAGTAAAGTAACATCCTACAACCATATGGAAGTTAATGTTGGCACTATTGTATTACCTGTAGGAACCAACTATAAGGAATCTATTTCAGGCGAACTGGAGAAATAA
- a CDS encoding 5'-nucleotidase C-terminal domain-containing protein: protein MNKATIHLIFAFCIAFFFSCNPSYRAAAVQYKDYPVANTKTDSSFITFLQPYSDSVNGSMNTVIATLAVDIEKKQPEGTLGNLMADAMKITAEKYYATQVDAAFVNYGGIRIPSVKAGNITKGKVFELMPFDNIIVLQKVPGKIFKQFLDHIASRGGWPVSGLSMEIKNGKAENVLINGKALDVNAVYTVANSDYVTNGGDQCDMLRPIPQINKGVLLRDGLIEYFTSFTKAGKQITVTIENRVINAQ from the coding sequence ATGAACAAGGCTACTATCCATTTAATTTTTGCATTCTGCATTGCATTCTTTTTTTCCTGCAATCCATCATACAGGGCGGCAGCAGTTCAATACAAAGATTATCCTGTTGCAAACACAAAAACTGATTCATCTTTTATTACATTTCTTCAACCCTATTCTGACAGTGTGAATGGCAGCATGAATACTGTGATTGCAACATTGGCAGTGGATATAGAAAAAAAACAACCCGAAGGAACATTGGGTAACCTGATGGCAGATGCAATGAAGATAACAGCTGAAAAATATTATGCAACACAGGTTGATGCTGCTTTTGTGAATTATGGTGGCATCAGAATACCCAGTGTTAAAGCAGGAAACATTACAAAAGGGAAGGTGTTTGAGTTGATGCCATTTGACAATATCATTGTGCTGCAAAAAGTACCGGGAAAAATATTTAAGCAATTTTTAGATCATATTGCATCAAGAGGCGGATGGCCGGTTTCAGGATTAAGCATGGAAATCAAAAATGGGAAAGCTGAAAATGTACTAATCAATGGAAAAGCATTAGATGTAAATGCTGTGTATACCGTTGCCAATTCAGACTATGTGACTAATGGCGGCGATCAATGCGATATGTTGAGACCAATTCCACAGATCAATAAAGGAGTCTTGCTGCGGGATGGGTTAATTGAATATTTTACATCATTTACTAAAGCCGGAAAACAAATTACTGTAACAATTGAAAACAGGGTGATCAATGCTCAATAG
- a CDS encoding histidine kinase has protein sequence MFRYSKSTKEKESKLEKEKLKTELNYLKAQINPHFLFNVLSTVHALTRHQAPEAANVVVKLSQLMRFMLFEARNKQVSIEDEVKVLEDYIELQQIRFKQKLTVNFTKSMDDESQKIAPLILLPFVENAFKHGASESRFQSFIHIQLRVEKEKLNFVVENSYEPAEDVIIKTGIGLANVKRQLELIYPGHILKIEKQENIFKTALTINLTSNEEIGVFDN, from the coding sequence TTGTTCAGATATTCAAAATCAACAAAGGAAAAAGAAAGTAAACTGGAGAAAGAGAAACTAAAAACTGAACTGAATTATTTAAAAGCTCAGATCAACCCTCATTTCTTATTTAATGTGTTAAGTACTGTTCATGCGCTTACACGGCACCAGGCACCTGAAGCAGCGAATGTGGTTGTAAAGCTCTCTCAATTGATGCGGTTTATGCTGTTTGAAGCAAGGAATAAACAGGTGAGTATTGAAGATGAGGTAAAAGTGCTCGAAGATTATATTGAATTGCAGCAAATACGATTCAAACAAAAACTTACAGTAAACTTTACAAAGAGTATGGATGATGAATCACAAAAAATTGCCCCTTTAATTTTGCTTCCATTTGTTGAAAATGCATTTAAGCACGGAGCATCCGAAAGCAGGTTTCAATCATTTATACATATTCAACTCAGAGTTGAAAAGGAAAAACTCAACTTTGTTGTTGAGAATTCTTATGAACCGGCTGAAGATGTTATTATTAAAACAGGAATTGGACTGGCAAATGTAAAACGGCAGCTGGAATTGATTTATCCTGGCCATATCCTGAAAATTGAAAAACAGGAAAATATATTTAAAACGGCACTAACGATTAATCTTACCAGCAATGAGGAAATTGGCGTGTTTGATAATTGA